One Myxococcales bacterium genomic region harbors:
- a CDS encoding ferritin-like domain-containing protein, translating into MFTLPEVPMLVETLQRTFLARLVATPRGRAHLLNQVADAESNGESTIFDSALALVDDPELRRFIARHAADEVEHARAFTERRDAQGVDIGPAPTHLRVVDRIDRKLGGFFARGVHTRRDVMDAYLVLQVVEERACTQFPLFSRVFRDVEPETAALFDRVQRDEERHLKYCHAISRRYAPSEAVRRSTLAEMRAVESECFAENSRAGLAWVLDRGYADLSPLEALGFRSLLRVGKVVDARRPTPFAARDARSSPEDSVLRPTG; encoded by the coding sequence ATGTTCACGCTTCCGGAGGTGCCCATGCTCGTCGAGACACTCCAACGCACGTTCCTCGCTCGCCTCGTCGCCACGCCTCGCGGCCGCGCACACCTCTTGAACCAGGTGGCCGACGCGGAGTCGAACGGAGAGTCGACGATCTTCGACTCGGCCCTCGCGCTCGTCGACGATCCGGAGCTCCGCAGGTTCATCGCGAGGCACGCGGCCGACGAGGTGGAGCACGCGCGTGCCTTCACGGAGCGGCGGGACGCGCAGGGCGTCGACATCGGGCCTGCCCCCACGCACCTCCGCGTGGTCGATCGCATCGATCGCAAGCTCGGGGGGTTCTTCGCGAGGGGCGTGCACACGAGGCGCGACGTGATGGACGCCTACCTCGTGCTCCAGGTCGTCGAGGAGCGCGCGTGCACGCAGTTCCCGCTATTTTCCCGCGTCTTCCGTGACGTCGAGCCCGAGACGGCCGCCCTCTTCGACCGCGTGCAGCGCGACGAGGAGCGCCACCTCAAGTACTGCCACGCGATCTCGCGGCGGTACGCGCCCTCCGAAGCCGTGCGAAGGTCGACGCTCGCCGAGATGCGCGCCGTCGAGTCCGAGTGTTTCGCCGAGAACAGCCGCGCGGGCCTCGCGTGGGTGCTCGACCGTGGCTATGCCGACCTCTCGCCGCTCGAGGCGCTCGGGTTTCGTTCTCTGCTCCGTGTCGGCAAGGTCGTCGACGCGAGGCGCCCCACCCCCTTCGCCGCGCGCGACGCACGCTCGTCACCGGAGGACTCCGTCCTCCGCCCCACGGGCTAA
- a CDS encoding TetR/AcrR family transcriptional regulator, which yields MAAAKAFAQRGFRKASVDEIAKSAGVAKGTVYLACESKEDLFYQAVHREIREWTAKCARLIDPRKPADELLLQVALENIEEVGKRPLVLELFEGKYAELLPRWMKEFEELRALGRKNVEEIIELGIAQGRFRRDIDVHETAILLQDLNLSTLVFRQYRTSFDLSRRIRAGLDLVLNGLRNPDTKGPLPTAP from the coding sequence GTGGCGGCGGCGAAGGCGTTCGCGCAGCGGGGCTTTCGAAAGGCCTCGGTGGACGAGATCGCCAAGAGCGCCGGCGTGGCGAAGGGCACCGTGTACCTCGCCTGCGAGAGCAAAGAAGACCTCTTCTACCAGGCGGTCCACCGAGAGATCCGCGAGTGGACGGCCAAGTGCGCGCGCCTCATCGACCCTCGCAAACCGGCCGACGAGCTCCTCCTTCAGGTCGCCCTCGAGAACATCGAAGAGGTCGGCAAACGCCCGCTCGTGCTCGAGCTGTTCGAGGGCAAGTACGCCGAGCTCTTGCCCCGATGGATGAAGGAGTTCGAAGAGCTCCGCGCCCTCGGCCGAAAGAACGTCGAAGAGATCATCGAGCTCGGCATCGCGCAGGGGCGCTTCCGCCGCGACATCGACGTGCACGAGACGGCCATCCTCCTCCAAGACTTGAACCTGTCGACCCTCGTCTTCCGCCAGTACCGCACGAGCTTCGACCTGTCGCGGCGCATCCGCGCGGGGCTCGACCTCGTGCTGAACGGCCTCCGCAACCCCGACACGAAGGGCCCGCTCCCCACCGCACCGTGA